One genomic region from Anthonomus grandis grandis chromosome 1, icAntGran1.3, whole genome shotgun sequence encodes:
- the LOC126742063 gene encoding glucose-6-phosphate isomerase, which produces MEDDKLKCVMTGPKCMARQGKGCARIPLKTGPPTPDQAVDSEIESEMELPHLTSEPTWQKLQEYYNQNKSNLVIKDLFSSDPKRFDKLSLKVATPDGEILVDYSKNCIDEQALRLLFALAKDRKVEQARDFMFTGKKINFTEDRAVLHVALRNRSNTPILVDGKDVMPDVNAVLEHMKQFTNSILSGQWRGYSGKQITDVINIGIGGSDLGPLMVTEALKPYNKGLKVHFVSNIDGTHMAETLRKVDPETVLFIIASKTFTTQETITNATSAKEWFLGYAKDPAAVAKHFVALSTNEPKVTEFGIDPANMFGFWDWVGGRYSLWSAIGLSICLSVGFDNFQQLLEGAHHLDKHFQTAPLEQNAPVILALLGIWYGNFYGAETHALLPYDQYLHRFAAYFQQGDMESNGKYVTRSGKQVDYSTGPIVWGEPGTNGQHAFYQLIHQGTKIIPADFIAPAQTQNPIREGLHHKILLANFLAQTEALAFGKTTEQARAELEKAGMSGETLEKILPHKVFLGNRPTNSIVVKKFTPFTLGVLIALYEHKIFTQGIIWSINSFDQWGVELGKQLAKAIEPELQDNNPVSSHDSSTNGLINFIKANR; this is translated from the exons ATGGAGGATGACAAATTAAAATGCGTGATGACCGGGCCAAAATGTATGGCGCGACAAGGAAAAGGTTGCGCACGCATCCCATTAAAGACGGGGCCCCCAACGCCAGATCAGGCTGTCGATTCCGAAATTGAGAGCGAGATGGAGTTACCGCACTTAACCTCCGAGCCGACTTGGcaaaaattacaagaatattacaatcaaaataaaagcaatttggTGATTAAAGACTTGTTTTCAAGTGATCCTAAACGATTCGATAAATTAAG TCTTAAGGTAGCCACTCCCGATGGCGAAATCCTTGTTGATTATTCCAAGAACTGTATTGATGAACAAGCCCTTAGGCTCTTATTTGCTTTGGCGAAGGACAGAAAAGTCGAACAGGCCAGAGACTTTATGTTTAccggtaaaaaaataaactttactgAAGATAGGGCTGTACTTCATGTGGCTCTACGGAACAGATCAAACACTCCAATTTTGGTTGATGGGAAAGATGTTATGCCTGATGTCAATGCAGTGTTGGAGCACATGAAACAGTTCACTAACTCTATTTTAAGTGGACAATGGCGGGG ATATTCAGGAAAGCAAATCACTGATGTCATTAACATTGGCATTGGTGGCTCTGATCTTGGACCTCTTATGGTTACAGAAGCCTTAAAACCTTACAACAAAGGACTTAAAGTTCACTTTGTGTCAAACATTGATGGAACCCATATGGCTGAAACATTGAGAAAAGTCGATCCAGAgactgttttatttattattgcttCAAAAACGTTTACCACTCAGGAAACTATTACTAATGCCACCTCTGCCAAAGAGTGGTTTTTAGGATATGCTAAAGAC CCTGCTGCGGTTGCAAAACACTTCGTTGCTTTAAGTACAAACGAGCCGAAAGTTACGGAATTCGGTATCGATCCGGCAAATATGTTCGGTTTTTGGGACTGGGTCGGGGGACGATACTCCTTGTGGTCCGCCATAGGCTTAAGCATTTGCCTCTCCGTCGGATTTGATAATTTTCAACAACTTTTAGAAGGGGCTCATCACTTGGACAAGCATTTTCAAACTGCTCCGTTAGAACAAAAT GCTCCAGTAATTCTTGCTCTTCTTGGTATCTGGTATGGCAACTTCTATGGGGCTGAAACTCACGCCTTGCTTCCTTATGACCAATACCTTCACAGATTCGCCGCCTATTTTCAACAAGGTGACATGGAGAGTAATGGAAAATATGTTACCAGAAGTGGTAAAcaa gtGGATTATAGTACTGGACCGATTGTGTGGGGAGAACCAGGTACAAACGGCCAACATGCATTTTATCAGTTGATACATCAGGGTACCAAGATAATACCCGCAGATTTTATTGCTCCAGCCCAAACGCAAAATCCCATTCG tgaAGGTCTTCATCATAAAATCCTTCTGGCTAACTTCCTAGCTCAGACCGAAGCTTTAGCTTTCGGTAAAACAACCGAGCAAGCTCGCGCGGAATTGGAAAAGGCCGGTATGTCAGGCGAAACGTTAGAGAAAATATTGCCACACAAAGTGTTTTTGGGAAATAGGCCAACTAACAGTATCGTCGTTAAGAAATTCACACCTTTTACTTTGGGTGTTTTAATAG CTCTCTACGAGCACAAAATCTTCACACAAGGCATCATTTGGAGCATTAACTCGTTCGACCAATGGGGTGTGGAGCTGGGAAAACAGTTGGCCAAAGCTATAGAGCCGGAGTTACAAGACAACAACCCAGTATCTTCGCACGATTCCTCTACCAACGGActtattaatttcataaaagcCAATCGTTAA
- the LOC126742073 gene encoding dehydrogenase/reductase SDR family member 4-like, with translation MLANRVAIVTASTDGIGLAIARRLGQEGASLVISSRKPENVERATKELQSEGLRVKSLVCHVSDAENRKKLFEEAKSFGGLDILVSNAAVNPVHGGILDCSESIFDKIYDVNVKSSFLLAKEALPLLRKSKHGRIIFISSISAYYPHILLGAYGFSKTALLGLTKNAALQLAPEGITVNCICPGHIETRFSKVMRSSDDMLKEELTNIPMGRIGKSEEVASSVAFLASDDASYITGENLLVSGGFSARL, from the exons ATGCTAGCAAACAGAGTTGCAATTGTAACGGCTTCTACAGATGG TATAGGATTAGCGATTGCAAGACGACTTGGTCAAGAAGGAGCAAGCCTTGTAATAAGCAGCAGAAAACCTGAAAATGTCGAACGAGCTACAAAAGAATTACAATCTGAAGGGCTTAGGGTCAAAAGTCTCGTTTGTCATGTTTCAGACGCTGAAAACCGAAAGAAGCTCTTTGAAGAA GCAAAATCGTTTGGCGGCCTAGATATTTTAGTATCCAACGCAGCAGTAAATCCAGTTCACGGTGGAATTTTAGAT TGCAGTGAGTcaatatttgacaaaatttatGATGTTAACGTAAAGTCCTCTTTTTTGCTTGCAAAAGAAGCACTTCCATTATTAAGGAAAAGCAAGCATGGGCggattatatttatttcatcaaTTTCAGCTTATTATCCTCACATA ttattaGGTGCATATGGTTTTAGTAAAACCGCCCTCTTAGGCCTTACAAAAAATGCAGCATTACAACTTGCACCAGAAGGAATTACAGTGAATTGCATTTGTCCCGGACACATAGAAACTAGGTTTTCTAAAGTT atgAGAAGTTCTGATGATATGTTAAAAGAGGAACTGACTAACATTCCTATGGGAAG AATCGGAAAATCTGAAGAAGTCGCTTCTTCCGTAGCATTCCTGGCATCTGATGATGCGTCATATATTACCGGAGAAAATCTTCTTGTTTCTGGAGGATTTAGTGCCAGACTTTAA